In the genome of Lathyrus oleraceus cultivar Zhongwan6 chromosome 4, CAAS_Psat_ZW6_1.0, whole genome shotgun sequence, the window ataaaaattgtATTAAAATTTGAATATATTAAAATGTTTAACAAAATATTGGAGAGTAGTTTATAAAAAGAATGAGGATATAGGTTTTAATATAAGAAGTAAGGAGAATATGATATATTCAGATTTTTAAGTATAGAGTGTATAAGAAATAGAGGAGATAAGTGCATAATTTAACATAAAAGGGAAGGAAGTCTAATATAAATATCTCTTAAAGGATGGAAACAAAactttttaaaaatatatttaatataaGAGGAGAATGAATGTTTACTTTAATATAATGTAACTTTAATATAAATGTAATATCAATATATTTTAAAAGGAGAATGCAATTTACTTTAAATACTATTAATATAAGAGATGACACCAAATGGTGATTCATGATTCATAGTCAATGAATTTTGCAGTCAATATTCATTTTTCACTTCATTCAAAATTCGTTTTTCTTATGTTTCTTAGTCAACTTTATTTCTTTCTCTGTCTTATATTTCTATTCATTCTTTTCATTCAGGACCATAAAATTGGTTAGtcttttttaaataaaatattattagTCAAGAAACTTAATTAGAATTTCAATTATGGTCCACAAGAAACAAAGTCAAGTAAACTTTTAACGAAATTTCCAAGATAAagataactagaatttcaattggaATATAATTTATGCCTTGGTACCACCGTGTGCAATGTGTTAATTCTAATACTCCATGTGTGTATAATTGTAAAACTCATTTTTAATATAATGTTGTCTCTTATTAGAAGAATTTCTACAAACTTTCATCATATATTAATAATTTTTCTGTAATAATAACTCTATTAAATTTATGATTAAAATAAAGAAATTAGTTTTCTCTCTTTCAATATATCTTTGAGATGTAATGTAAgaataattaataaaaatatttagATGAAATAATAACGAAGTTTCCTCCAACTTAACTGAAAAGTTGCATGCAGAGCAGATGCCGATTGATACTaaaaaaaatatgataattattaTGTAAAAGAAATTGTATGTTTGTCTTTAAGATTTTGTTCAAAATTAAAAAGTATTGTAATTATTTTTTAAGATAACTGTTTTATAAAGTATAGAGAAATTTCATTAAAACCTTCTCTACGACATATATTAAAGATTTAAGGTATAATTGTTTTGAATCGTttgcaaaatcaaaaaaaaaaaaaagtctaGTAACAGAAGTTGAAAGAGAAGTCACACATCAAGTAAATCCTACGCCATGAACACATAATCATATTTATGTCATACATCTCGTATCTCACCGTTGATATCTAATTGAATGTTCCATTTTACAAGGTGTTTGAATTACAGACAGTTTTAATCCCCCgtaatatataataatatttaAAGATTATATCACACCGTTTTAGATATTTAATTTATTCTCACTGAAATattaattttcttttaataaCCAACTTAAATAATAAAGTGCTAATTTTATGAATTCACCGTTTCAGATTATATCGTATCATTTCTTTTAATACTCTTCGAATGGACAAACGAGTGTGAGGAAGCTTTCGCTAAGATCAAAGAATTCCTGATATTACCCCCGATCCTCACTCGGCCGAAGAAGGACTCACCCTTACTCTTCTACCTCTTGATCACTGAGCAGGCGATGAGCTCGGTCCTTATCCAATAAATAGACGAAATATAAAGACTTGTGTATTTTATAAGTAATGTGTTCAAGGACGCTGAGACACACTACCAAAAGATTGAGATGTTCGCATTGGCCTTCGTCACCGCGACGAGAAAGCTCTGGCTGTACTTTTAGGGGCATGTTGTCCATGTAAAAACTAATAGTTTTCAATCCAACGGTCGATTTTGTTATACAGACATAAGGTGAAGAATTATCGGATATGTCATATTAGTAAGTTTGACATCTTAATGTtatttgatatatatatatatatatatatatatatatatatatatatatatatatatatatatatatatatatatatatatatatatatatatatatatatatatatatatatatatatatatatatatattatatatatatatatatatatatatatatatatatatataatgaagCGTGGATTAATACAATTGTGTGTGGATTTTGAAAAATCACCCATCTTTCTTCACGCTAGTAACACTTATAATTATTAAGTAGGAATAATAGGTAGCACTTCGTTTTCAGAGTCTTTCTATGCGATGACACAATTAAGAGTAATTAAGAGAACATTCTTAAAAATCAAATTTATATTTTGTTTTCCAAGTTAATCAGCTATTTAAGTAGCTTAATTATTAAGTTCATATTTAAAAACACTAAACTTGCTCCATTTTCATTTTAAAATTCAAACTTTAATCTTATCGAATCTCAATCATTTTAATAAGTCCCGCTATCCAATTTGGACTAGGCTATAGCAAGCCCAATATAATGGTCTACTCGGATTTTGCAAAATATTTGATAGTTGGAGATTATTCTATACACTTTTAGTGAAAAATTAAAATTGTcttaaaaatttataatttaagTCTCAAACTCAAACTATAGATGAAAAAGTTGGAGGCTAAGTTGCATAGTTTTTTTTAGGGAAGTTATCTTTCAGAATTCTCTCTGTTATCCCACACATATCTAGAAAAATTGCATAAATAaaaaaacaacataaattaacATAAATATTTATTATGAcataatatataaaaatatataacaTTAGATAAATTTTTATTAACGTAAATCTAATATTATATTTCGCTATCAAAAAATGGTTGAGGACGTTTCAACATTTTTCAGAATATAATCGGTCGATCTCGCAACCGTCGCATCCACTCGATCAAACCATTTATTTCGTAACGGTAAAATATACTCTACATAACTGTTAAATTTTTCATCAATCTTTAGCTCAAATTTAGTGAACTGTTTCTTATCTTCGTTGTCAATTGAGAGAGAACAATAATGGAGTTTCATAACTCTTCAATTATCTGAGTATCACAAGAGATTCTCTAGTGTGGATTTTAGATCGACAAGATGAGCGATCTCTCACCGTTGAAGTAGATAATGTGAGATATGAATATTTAGATATTTTGTAGTGTTTTAGTTAACAACGTGATGGACATCCATATTTATAGAAGTTTTAGATCAATAATGACCTTAGAAACTCAATCATGTCTAAGAGGATATTCTAGAACGTAACTTCCAGAATAACCTGTTTATGTTtagaaaaacacaagaaaatgATTTGCTTGAAACTTAAATTTTGAATTTACCCTCGTCAGTAATTATTTTATGCAAACTGTTTTGGCATAATATTttattcaaaaatattttttttttcattaaCCGAGAAAATTTTACAACTAATAGTTATATAATTATTGTTGCATATACATTAAAAAGTATCAAATGTATCCATATTACATCGATGCAATAATAACCCAACATTACATATAAAAAATGATTGAAAATAAACACATTGTTAGATAAAAACTAAAATGTATTAAAATATGCGTTACCGCCAAAATCTATATTTATGGGTGGTTCCACCTTTGAATTTTACTTATTTGATTTTCTTTCGATCTCGTTCAACTTGATGAATTCTTCCATCCTATCCAAAAAGTTATCCAGTCAAGTGTCAGCTTCTTTTGTGGAATGAGATGTCAACTACGATGATGTATGCGGTATAGGACATCCCGATTTCAAATGAACTTGAACAAAATATAGTGATTTTGAAAGTCATCCAATACATATAATGCGTCCGATTGGATTTTGAAGTGGGTCACTCCGAAGTGGAAACATGGTTTCGAGAAGACCTATCTTGTCACATCAATACACATTTTATTATATGCATTTGGTATAAGATGACTCATTTTAGAGAAGCACATCCATTTTTCCTCCGGTGCCGGACCACTAACACAAGGTATAAGAGATTCATGAATTGCATCTGAATGTTCTTTTTTCCTATATAATGTGTATGATTCCTTATGCGTTTTCAACTCTTTGAGAAGTTTTTGGCGGAAAAGTGTATGATTCTTTTATCCTCTATCGAGCAAAGCTGAAATCGCACGATAACCGTAGTCACCGTCACTTTTAACATCTACAGTCCGTTCaatgtatttgtgcataaaaacCATCATCTCTTCGTTATGTTTGATTTTTGGTAAAGGTGATGAAAGAGGTAGTTTACTAATGCAAACACCTTTGAAAACACTTTTTTTAGATTTTGAAGTTGGAGAATTTGGAATATGTGTGTCAACTTGTTCAAAATAGAAAGACTGCTTCGTTGAATTGTCATTATATGTTGGTTTGACCTTCTTATGAACACCCATTATTTTTACCGGTTCTGAGGGTGTTCAAATTTGTAATTTCTGGATAAACAATCTTCTTCATCTGCTCTTTGATGTGTCGTTTCATATCATTATCGACTTTCAAATATATCTCTTAAACCACTTCTCATTTGATCATCGGCTTTCAAAGTGCAATCTAATCGCTCCAAGCACTGACAATTTTCTCCTTCATCTGGTCTAGAATTGTATTTTCAACATATTTCAAGAAATCTAGATATTTCTCACACACCCTCATGAAACATATTATAGATTCGACATAACTCTTATGTAGAAAAATTTACGATAACATTCCAAACATCCATTATGTTTTTGAATGTCACACCAGCTTTGGTCATTTCCCCATCTTCCCCCTTGATTTATTTTATTCCTACCACGTGCTTAAGTCTACTTCTCGCATATTTTTGTTATGTGATACCTACAAAGTAATGTATATGGTGTAGAAAACACATTTGCAACTGAATTCATCAGTGTAATATCGCGATCAGTAAGTATTACTTGTGACATATTTTCTTGGTCCTTCAATATAGTCCGACGCACTTTTAAAGTCCAAGTAACATTGTTCTCTTTTTCACTTTTCAAAAATGCAAAGTCAATTGAAAAAATCATATCCGTAGAAGTAACACCAACAATTTTCAGAAGTTGAAGCATGTACTTGTTGGGCTTATATGTTGAATCAATTGTGAGTACAATGAAAAATATGTTGAACAACTTCATGGAATCGGAatgagtccaaaatatatctcGAATGGTTTATCCATCATCGCACACTCTGTACCTAGATACTTAATGATCATAATCCAAAAGCTTCAACATTCGTTGCATTTCAATTTTTGGACCTCTTATCGCCTTGTTGTTTCGAGCACGGACATTGCATACTTAATATTTGAGACATTATGAGGTCTTTATCGCTTCAAAATTACAAGTATATTTTTGAATTGCACCGTGTTCAATCTCACGTCAAAAAATAAGATCCTTTGCTTTAGAATCAAAGTGGCATGCATTGGAATTCCCTACTAACTTATAACACAAATCATGAAAACATATATACCACAAACCACATTAAATTGTATGTATTATTTGTCATAAGATACTCGCGCAACTTAAAAGACCACTCACATTTTCTTGAACCGTGTCATCCCGCTTCAACTTTCATATATTTATAACATTATAATGCACCATTACTACAATCAATATAAacataattaaatataaattcaagataaaaatAATCCCAAATTAAACTTCCGAAACCACATGTACATTACCTTAATATTAAACCAGCTAAATCAAATTCTTACAAACAAtgaatattattttaaattttagtTTCTTTTTGCTCAATTAGACGTAAAAAAACAGAACAATGTGGTTTTAAAGTGCAAGACTCTATTGAAAAAAGGAGATTTTTATAGGTTTTGGGAATACGATGGTATGATCATAAAATAAAGACTACACGCAACAAAGTGATGTATTCATTTTTAATATGTTTGGTGTGCATTACTGTGTTATTCGTCCAAAGACATTTTCGAACAACCACATGTTAAGATGTTTATGTTTATTTTCTAGAATTTGCTCAACTGTTTGCTTATTTCATAATGTTAAGGAACTTCTTAATTAAATTGAGGTATTTTTTAAACACCTAAAAATTTATACTTAAACAATATTATACATTCGTAATCTAATGCTGAGGAACATCATATGACTATAATTAAGTAACAAAGCTCTTCACTCTTTACGCATATAATAgaactttcatattttttataTTGTTCGACATCACATAGAACACCCCACTCACACATATACATTTAAGCTCAACCATTCTAAAACCAGAAAATCTACCACCCAAGCTACCCTTAAATATAACAAACCAAATAGAACCAAATACTATGAATACAAACAGAAAACCCCATAGTTAGACTATTGTATAATCAGTAGACTACTTGCTGACCTATGTTGCGGCCGCCAACCACACGATCATTTACAGTTTTATCGAACCTCAGAGATGATAGCAAAGTATCACGGCTAGTCAAAACTGCTTGGAAGAAACCATCCACTCCCTTTGCAAGAAGATCCATACCTTGGGAAAGCTCCTCTGCAGCCGCGCCTAGTTCCTCAACAGTCTTCAGATGTGATTCTTGCTCAACTTTGCCTTCAGTATTTACACCGCCTTGGATAGATGGATATAATTCCTGCACAACAGTATTGACCGCTTCCAACTCGTTCAATACAGAAAATTTCCCACTGGAAAACCTAACTCTAATTTCCGAATTTACAAGATTCTGTAAGGTTTTGAAAGCTGGAGCCCATGAATGCATGTCGGGCACATCCAAGTCTAACAACTTCTTTGAAGTGCCAGAGAATGCTGCCGAAAACACGCTGCAAACAAATACAGTCTCCACCTTGACTCCGTACATAGCTTGCATCAAAACCTTACCTTTGGCAGAATTTTTAACCTTAGGAAGATCAAGTGATCCTACGAGACCATCTAAAATGGTGCTACATTTCTCAATTCTAGGGTTCTTAGTATTAATGTGACGCCTCCAATCGTCGAGCAAAGAACAGGCCCGAGAAAACGACTTTGATGAGGCTGGTTCTAAAATGTGCAGGGCACACTTAAGCGGGAGATTGCCTTGATTCAGACGTGAAAGCTCAGAACTAAATGCGTTGCAAATGTCTAGTAACTTTGTACTTATGTCAAAGTAGACATCAACCCATTTGTCATCCCAAACACTCACGGGCAGCTCAAGATCCGCTGTAAGGGTTCGTATGTCATTATGGGATTCACAAAGTGAACTCATAGCCGAGGTCATCCAAGACAAGCTGAGGATTTCATCCTTGCTTTTAGGCATAAGCTTCCTTAGCCTCTCTACTAATGTTGCCTCGAAACCTTGTAGTACTGCAAGTAACTGAGGAGATGTTAGAGAACCTTTATGTGACCCTTTATGTGACTTCATCCGGAAAGGATTTCCAAACAGGGAGAAAGATCGGGACGAATGTGGATCCTGTGAACGACTCATTTACTGCATCGGAAAAATTCGAAGGTAAGATATCTTATAATTGCAAAATTCAGGAAACCCCCGCAGATTATAGGAAATCATGACAAAATGCAGTTTCCAATGAAATCTGAGAGCAACAAGCTCAAGTTATAACTACAAATCAACATATCAAAAACCAAACTCATAAAATAGTTCTTTAACTCGGTTTCAATAAAATTCAAATACACAAGAAAACCTACCCAAACCAAATTGATAGTTGTACATGCTAAATTTCATTTCCAAACAAAAATCCAATTCATGGTTTTAAATTACGGACCGCATCACATGATGTGGCCCCAAAATTGCGATGCGGCTGTGTCCGCATCCGCATCAAGCCGCAATTGCGGTGTGATTATTGCGGCCGCGGCCGTGTCTGCATCCGCATCAAGCCGCAATTGCGGTGTGATTATTGCGGCCGCGGCCGTGTCTGCATCCGCATCAAGCCGCAATTGCGGTGTGATTGCAAATCACAATAAAAACCGCATCATAACGCCGCTACGACCGCATCATAACACCGCAACGGCCGCATCAGACCGCATCAACCCGCAAAAGATTATGCAATGCTCGCAAAAATTATTTGGTCTAGCTTCCTTTCTATTTATATCATAGATTTAAGGTATCTTTTAAAAGGATTAGTGATATTCAAAATGATGACGAATTGTTTGAGATATATATCAAAATTTAGAGAGAAAATGGAAGACGCGGGAAATgtataataaataataaaatataatattttatgTTCATAAATATAAATTCACGAAATATAAATTCACGCAACGACCGCAATCCGCATCGCTATAACCGCAATAGCCGCAATAACTGCATCCGCAGTGGCCGCAACCGCATCTGCAGCCGCAATTTAAAACTTCGATCCAATATATGAAGCACGAACACCGGAAACACTACACAAACACTGACACGTCGACACCAATTATAATTTGACAAGATGAATATATTAAACGTAATCAAACACCAACACATTTTTTTAGAGGAGTCGGTGCTAAAGAGTTGGTTATTGTCATAAAATTAAAACAAGTTAGGTGCGGTTTATGATACCATATTCTCAGCAGTTTATTTCAATTCAGTTTGGTTTTTCTTAAAAACTGAAACTCAAAACCCTAATGAAAATCCACAAGTCAATAGTAAATTagccacaacaacaacatcatcatcaaaaactacaacaacatcatcaacaacatcatcatcaacagATCCATAAAAAAAATAACCGTTGACCTTCAATTTTACCATACTCATATTCAGATCTAAAACAAAAACTTCAAATCTTTAAACAACAACACTCAAATTCAAGCATAGAATcataaaatcaaaataaacaaaaaaaataagTATATAAAAATTATTCAACCTAACcaaacaaaaaattaaaaaagtCTAATCATCTTCAATCCTATGAAATATTATGATATAGAGTTAGATCCCCGAATAATAAACCGATTAAACCGAACATAATCAACAATCAACAAAACAATTCACAAAAATACAGAAAAAAAGTATAATAATTCCAAACAAGAGTTTCTTTATTTGCAGAAAACATAAAATCAAAGAGTACAAGATTTTCACCTGAGATGAAAGAAATGAAAGAGAAAATGGAAAAGTTTGGGAGAGATTCGGTATGCAAAGAAGTTTTCGTCTCTATGAAGCGTTTAGATTATGTGGTGGGTGAAGTTCTTGGTTTGTTGTAGATAGATAGGAAGGGTGATTTTGATAAATGTACCGTGGTTGTTGGATTTTTAGGTTACGGGAGGACACGTGGAAATATATAATTTGGCTGTTATGAAATTATGTACCTTTATTGTGTTTCTATATTTTGTCTACTCGTTTTTTATTATTACGCCGGCATCCGAGAAGCTTCGTTTTTCGTgatatttttttctttttcaaaccACTTGTTATTTTACGCGGACCATTAATTAATTATTAATGATACTAATAAAAATTGAGTTTTTCTTTTGGGAAACAAAGTAGGCTCTTGTGTTCTCCCCTGCTATTGTGAATGAAAAGATTCAAATGTTTCTACCGATTGGAAATATATCTTCTAACCTGATTTTTTCACACATAACTTAGCAGAGTTTGTTAAGAAACCTTTGTTGTATTTAAATTTAGTTCAAAAACGTATCTTTGTATATTCAGAAATTTGATTCGAAAATGTACTTTGGTTATCCCTCAGTATGTGAGTCTTTCAGATATACATCTTCGGAATATGTTGTTAGTTTAAAATAGAAACATACAAAATGAAAAACCAACATAAATTAACATCAAAATAAACCTTGCATAAAATACATGTCATTAAAAACATGTAGTTTAGGACGTTGCAACATCCTTATAATATCTCTGTTTGATCTTTGAATCGTCACATTCACTTCATTTGTATATCTCTGGTTGATCTTTGAATTACAACATCCTTATAATATCTCTGGTTGATCTTTGTTGAGTAATGGTAAAAGGTACTCCAGATAATCTTTAAATCGTCATTTGTCTTCACTTCAAGCATAGTGAATCGTATTTTTCATTCATTGTCAAT includes:
- the LOC127075989 gene encoding protein BPS1, chloroplastic produces the protein MSRSQDPHSSRSFSLFGNPFRMKSHKGSHKGSLTSPQLLAVLQGFEATLVERLRKLMPKSKDEILSLSWMTSAMSSLCESHNDIRTLTADLELPVSVWDDKWVDVYFDISTKLLDICNAFSSELSRLNQGNLPLKCALHILEPASSKSFSRACSLLDDWRRHINTKNPRIEKCSTILDGLVGSLDLPKVKNSAKGKVLMQAMYGVKVETVFVCSVFSAAFSGTSKKLLDLDVPDMHSWAPAFKTLQNLVNSEIRVRFSSGKFSVLNELEAVNTVVQELYPSIQGGVNTEGKVEQESHLKTVEELGAAAEELSQGMDLLAKGVDGFFQAVLTSRDTLLSSLRFDKTVNDRVVGGRNIGQQVVY